The proteins below come from a single Plantactinospora sp. KBS50 genomic window:
- the dxr gene encoding 1-deoxy-D-xylulose-5-phosphate reductoisomerase, whose protein sequence is MNAPRDIVLLGSTGSIGTQAIDIVRRNPDRFRVVALGAGGGNVELLAAQALELGVDVVGVARASAAQDLQLAFYAEAQRRGYPTGGFRIPKILAGPSAMNELAEWPCDIVLNGVVGSLGLAPTLAALRAGRTLALANKESLVAGGSLVRAALVRPDQIVPVDSEHSALAQCLRSGHRPEVRRLIVTASGGPFRGRRRDELTDVTPEQALAHPTWNMGQVVTINSATMVNKALEVIEAHELFDIPYPDVTVMIHPTSVIHSMVEFVDGSTIAQASPPDMRLPIAVALGWPDRVPDAAAAVDWTRSHTWEFAPLDDDAFPAVALAKAAGLAGRCRPAIYNAANEECVAAFVAGRLPFLGIVDTLERVLDSAPDFDEPGTVEEVLAAESWARAAAQEIIAGSVEGA, encoded by the coding sequence GTGAACGCTCCCCGGGACATCGTGCTGCTCGGTTCGACCGGTTCGATCGGCACACAGGCGATCGACATCGTGCGGCGCAACCCGGACCGGTTCCGGGTGGTCGCCCTCGGTGCCGGCGGCGGCAACGTGGAACTGCTCGCCGCGCAGGCGCTGGAGCTCGGCGTGGACGTCGTGGGGGTGGCCCGCGCCTCGGCCGCCCAGGATCTTCAGCTCGCGTTCTACGCCGAGGCGCAGCGGCGCGGGTACCCGACCGGCGGTTTCCGGATCCCCAAGATCCTCGCCGGGCCGTCCGCGATGAACGAACTGGCCGAGTGGCCGTGCGACATCGTGCTGAACGGGGTGGTCGGCTCGCTGGGGCTGGCACCCACCCTGGCGGCGCTGCGGGCCGGCCGCACGCTGGCGCTGGCAAACAAGGAGTCCCTGGTGGCCGGCGGTTCGCTGGTGCGCGCCGCGCTGGTGCGGCCCGACCAGATCGTTCCGGTGGACTCCGAGCACTCGGCGCTGGCCCAGTGCCTGCGCTCGGGCCACCGGCCGGAGGTGCGCCGGTTGATCGTCACGGCCAGCGGCGGCCCGTTCCGGGGCCGCCGGCGAGACGAGCTGACCGACGTCACCCCGGAGCAGGCGCTGGCCCACCCGACCTGGAACATGGGCCAGGTGGTCACGATCAACTCGGCCACCATGGTCAACAAGGCGCTTGAGGTGATCGAGGCGCACGAGCTGTTCGACATCCCGTACCCGGATGTCACCGTCATGATCCACCCGACCTCGGTGATTCACTCCATGGTCGAGTTTGTGGACGGCTCCACGATCGCCCAGGCCAGCCCGCCGGACATGCGGCTGCCCATCGCCGTGGCGCTGGGCTGGCCTGACCGGGTGCCGGACGCGGCCGCCGCGGTGGACTGGACGCGCAGCCACACCTGGGAGTTCGCGCCGCTGGACGACGACGCGTTCCCGGCCGTGGCGCTGGCCAAGGCCGCCGGCCTGGCCGGCCGGTGCCGCCCGGCCATCTACAACGCCGCGAACGAGGAGTGTGTGGCGGCGTTCGTGGCCGGCCGGCTGCCGTTCCTGGGCATCGTCGACACCCTGGAGCGGGTGTTGGACTCGGCCCCCGATTTCGACGAACCGGGTACCGTCGAGGAGGTGCTCGCCGCCGAGTCCTGGGCGCGGGCCGCCGCGCAAGAGATCATCGCTGGCTCGGTGGAAGGAGCTTGA